A section of the Triticum dicoccoides isolate Atlit2015 ecotype Zavitan chromosome 7A, WEW_v2.0, whole genome shotgun sequence genome encodes:
- the LOC119333762 gene encoding pheromone receptor transcription activator-like, whose protein sequence is MPRREKREGICFIGDKRERGITFSKRRDGLYKMACDLSVLTGVRVAVVLEMESGIMHSFGTPSAAPIVEAFLSGGPLVEPLADEATNARIRMLQGEVARLDMESVTHEKRAELSLEHIKNIQDENPGIVPNFIFSKEEDLSLEDLNKLFNELLRVREDIRRRMPPLHPISEPKTGGPNVPTNELMLRGPSCDYLNTHLSSQQPSSSHCIPPQVLSSVPLPSKPQDTMEPHFPMQISLQSAPPPLAPRLTSHLQPIVHQVPQIFQSAPPSLGSHLTSLVQPIPDPVQDLPPHLQNYPSSYNSMEPPQNNTITNSTIGSIVEGPPQLFYPNGNDFSAGESFSNGTLAYTPSNQPHYNGNLGMDAYLGHNGNNVGQYNMDYDEFVNAPPNSSNGNDGYVHSWFEGLL, encoded by the exons ATGCCAAGGAGAGAGAAGAGGGAGGGTATTTGTTTCATCGGGGACAAAAGGGAACGTGGCATCACCTTCTCCAAGAGACGTGATGGCTTGTACAAGATGGCATGTGACCTCTCCGTCCTCACGGGCGTGAGGGTTGCTGTCGTCTTGGAGATGGAGTCTGGAATAATGCACTCATTTGGGACGCCATCAGCGGCACCCATAGTTGAAGCTTTCTTATCAGGAGGTCCACTTGTCGAGCCGTTGGCTGATGAGGCAACTAATGCTAGGATTAGAATGTTGCAGGGGGAGGTGGCTCGGTTGGACATGGAAAGTGTGACACATGAGAAGAGAGCAGAACTCTCCCTCGAGCATATCAAAAATATACAAGACGAGAACCCAGGTATTGTACCAAATTTTATCTTCTCCAAGGAAGAAGATCTTAGTCTTGAAGATCTTAACAAGCTCTTCAATGAACTTTTGCGGGTCCGGGAGGACATTAGACGTCGTATGCCTCCACTTCATCCTATAAGTGAACCCAAGACGGGTGGTCCAAACGTACCAACGAATGAGTTGATGCTAAGAGGCCCATCATGTGATTACTTGAATACTCATCTTTCATCCCAACAACCATCGTCATCTCATTGTATTCCACCTCAAGTGTTGTCGTCGGTTCCACTACCATCAAAACCACAAGACACGATGGAACCACATTTTCCTATGCAGATATCGCTCCAGTCTGCACCACCACCTTTAGCACCTCGTTTAACGTCCCACCTACAACCAATTGTTCATCAG GTACCACAAATATTTCAGTCAGCACCACCATCTTTGGGTTCCCATTTGACATCCCTCGTACAACCCATTCCTGATCCTGTACAAGATTTACCTCCACACCTTCAGAACTATCCAAGTTCTTACAACTCAATGGAGCCACCACAGAACAACACAATCACTAACTCAACCATTGGGAGCATTGTGGAGGGCCCCCCACAGTTGTTCTACCCCAATGGCAATGACTTCTCCGCCGGTGAATCCTTTAGCAATGGTACCTTGGCCTACACTCCATCGAACCAACCACACTACAATGGGAACCTAGGGATGGATGCTTATTTGGGACATAATGGCAATAATGTAGGCCAATATAACATGGACTATGATGAGTTTGTCAATGCACCGCCAAATTCTTCCAACGGGAATGATGGTTATGTTCATTCATGGTTTGAAGGACTTCTTTAG